TTGGCAAGCGACGAGATTGAAACCAATTACAGGGTCCACCTGTTGCCAAATGTATACTGATTTATCTTCAATTTGTGATCATGGAAGTAGCTTCACTATCTCATGCTTTCTTGTATAGATACTCCTTTATTTCATGCTTGTACAGAGAAGTTGATGGTTAGGCATTCCCCTTATCTGGTGTATGTGATTTTGCTATCGATAAAGATATAGAgattacataaaataaataagaagataaataaacacacaaaaaataATGCAATTTTGAGCTGCCGACTCTAACATCATCAGTTATCAAATGtgttaaagaaagaaaatgctGCAAGAATGAAAATGTGCTATATATAGTCGAGTGCCACAAATGCAGAATTAAGCTGTGTAGATAGCAAGAATTGCATCAGTTGGAAAAGGAGGACAAaccgtttttttttcttttttaatcaaGATGGTAGCTTGATGGTATTCAATTGTCTCATCTCGGTTTCTTACACCTCCTCCTTTGTTCTATAGCATCCTTCTCCTCCTTAGAGTAAGGCAAAACTAGGCTTTGTGTATAAGGAAAGGCATGATAAACTTCTATGTTTTGATCTCGAAATGGAATATCAACATATGCAGCATTATCTGGGTTGTAGCGTACCGACTTGGTGCCAGTTGACACTAAAACTTCACCGTCCTCTGACCGGCACAATGGTCTAGAAATCCCGCCAGGATTATTAATCAGGATAGCGAACTGCATTTTCCACGATTCTGTAACCCCATATATCTCCATCATCCAAACATCTGTATGACCATTATCCACAGAACAAAGTAAACAAAGCTTTTCTTGGTAAACTTCCAAGACTGGCTCAAACAAAGATTCAGAATCTTCATCACATTTAATTTCAGGTTTCTTCATCTGTTCAGGTTTCTCTATCCGTCCATACGTCTCTGTTGTTAAATCAAGGGAAACAATATCTCCACCAGCTTCTGCCTCCAGTGACCAATGCAACTTCCCATTCACAAATGTACCATCTACCCCCAGCGGAGGATAACCACCTTGAAAATCCCCTATACGCTTCCAAATTCCTTTCTTGGTGCTGTAGACCTTAACCTTAACCTTAACCTTAACCTTAGGGACTTCGCCATCCATGGCCGTAGCAGCGCCTTGGTCAGCCTCGTACGCCACCGCTACTACTTTGTAATCATCCTCAATCTTGTCATATCCAAAACCCCATGAAAATATTAAGTACGTCACAACCGGTAAACCTTTATCTTCCTCTACCCTAATGCCTAAATCCGGTACGATCTTTGATTTTCGAGTAGATGGGTTCCACAAAATTATTTTAGTTCCGTCAAAGACAATACAAACTAATCCATTACAGCAGCCCACAACTCTGACACCAGTAAAGGGATTTTTAAATGGTGGATAATTAATGTCAACAGTTTCAGTACTTGGTGCACACAATAACGAGCTAAGAGAACACTGTTTGAGACGACATAAGTTAGGATCCCACCACAAAATAAGCACCCTTCGGCTGTCTGTTAAGCTATTGATCAATTTTAGATGGGCTCTGATGAATATCGGGTCGTCAATTAATTCCCTCGCTTGCTTTGAAGCGCAACTGAATTGCACGAGGGATTTCAATGGCAGCCCGGAGAGGATCTTACACTGTAACACTGGACGTCAAAGGGAAGGTCGAAAAGGTTCTCAGGAGGGGATCGCTTCTCGAAAAGGGAAGGAGGGGATCGCTTCGGGAATGCAAGTATGTTTCCCATCTGTTTTAAGTGATTTGCTTTTCGGTTGGAGGATCTTTTTGCTGccaagaaaggaagaaatggctggGCTAGTGTTTCAGAGGATGCATGACCTGTTGACTTTCCCGGTACCGGCAAAGACTCCGAGCGGGTTGAAGGCCGCTGGGCAAGTCAGTTGGACTACTGGGACTGGGAGTGCCAAATTCAGTCTCCTTACGACTACTTATGTCACATGATgtaaagaaaatttaaaataaacaaCACGTGCAAACTTAAATAACATGACAGTTGGTATAAAtataaaaagggataatttcagaaaccttcttgaaatttttaataatttcatttagctcctttaagattttaaaaattacacatacctcccttatcatttcaaaaaataataatgtccttaaatattttaatgaaattcccttGTTTGTTATGCTTATACTAAGTATACatgacttttaaaattattttttcatttttttccttcttattccttttttttaaaatttttttgccattaaaactATAGAGCTATCACTATTACCTCTAGTTTCTATTATATCCAAATATcgaactagtgattttttttatgagttaacttatatgtaatttaatatttttgctgatctttgttttctattttttttggtattaaaattaataataaataaaaaagaaattacccaaaactactactaaattatgataatttcACTACTCGAAAAATTCATAAATTctaaataaattatttcaacattttattttctatcttctaaatctaaatccataataaaatatcatcaaaaatgacctatcatagtgataaatttattattataattatttattaaataattggtatggacatgaaaaaatttggcacattttccttaaaattatactagataatcttataattgtataaaaaaataaattaaaactcattatacAAAGGTGTTTTTcggtattcatttaaaaatttgatcaagtcaatattattttaagattttgttaTTATAACTATCAAATCAAAGGAGATAGgtgtaattttgttactaaaacgtaagtgtaatattttttttttaaaatatgaaaTACACTTATAAAATTTAGATTTTTGCAGGCTCTAGTAATTTCTAGATTGAACATTGATAGATTGAGAGTAATTTGTAGCTTTTAATTATGTATCCATAGTCACATTAAGAGTAATTATAGTAATTCACAGTCATTTGTAAACGATCTCTGTCATTTTCTTGGGagttcttttttaactttttcaatAACTCCTCACATTAACCCATCCCGCAAAAGTACCCAAAGTGTGTGTACGTAATGTAGGGCGGTCTCGGCGCCTTCTCTTACCTTACAGAAACAATATACAACTACAAGTACTTATGTACTACTAATCAATGCTAACCAAACAACTACACTTAAAATAGTTGTGATCAATAGTGTCTTAACGCTCTATTTGGGCCTACATTCAAATTCAGACTTTTCAGTAAGTGATTAAGTCACCCCGCGTCCTCTCTTAACCTCTTTGGATTCCTCTAATATGAGTGTGTTCGATTGTAAATTATgtgagataattttgtgaaaaaatactgtagtactttttgatatgatgtatgtgagataaaaaggtgattcgaaaatgtgttgatgatgtaagcaaatcagtgtgtgtaaataaggtataaataaagtgaaataattGACAATCTAGACACACTCATATG
This Coffea arabica cultivar ET-39 chromosome 3e, Coffea Arabica ET-39 HiFi, whole genome shotgun sequence DNA region includes the following protein-coding sequences:
- the LOC113736746 gene encoding F-box protein CPR1-like, which encodes MDGEVPKVKVKVKVKVYSTKKGIWKRIGDFQGGYPPLGVDGTFVNGKLHWSLEAEAGGDIVSLDLTTETYGRIEKPEQMKKPEIKCDEDSESLFEPVLEVYQEKLCLLCSVDNGHTDVWMMEIYGVTESWKMQFAILINNPGGISRPLCRSEDGEVLVSTGTKSVRYNPDNAAYVDIPFRDQNIEVYHAFPYTQSLVLPYSKEEKDAIEQRRRCKKPR